The following coding sequences are from one Hymenobacter sp. DG25A window:
- a CDS encoding DUF5777 family beta-barrel protein, with translation MRKLYFRLPRTLGTLLLVLGALMATPAQAQDDLLNQLEEQTPPATGSSVVDATFKSSRLINGHTIQTPGQGTMVFLISHRFGTLNSGAYNFFGLDQASIRLGLEYGLTDRLTVGIGRSSLEKTLDSFVKYKALRQTTGAHPMPVSITLFASSALTTLKYNDLVERTLTRRMTYAYQALIARKFSPELSLQLMPTLIHRNLVASEQDQHDVYAIGFGGRQKLTKRTSLNLEYYYLVPSNKPNEVRNSLAVGFDIETGGHVFQLHVTNSQGMIEKFFVANTQGNFFKGDLYFGFNVNRNFTLRSQDKFRK, from the coding sequence ATGCGTAAACTCTACTTTCGTCTGCCCCGCACCTTGGGCACACTCCTGCTTGTACTGGGCGCTCTGATGGCCACGCCGGCCCAGGCCCAGGATGATTTGCTGAACCAGCTGGAAGAGCAAACCCCGCCTGCCACCGGCTCCTCCGTGGTGGATGCCACCTTCAAAAGCTCGCGCCTCATCAACGGCCATACCATTCAAACACCCGGGCAGGGCACCATGGTATTTCTGATTTCGCACCGCTTTGGCACCCTGAACAGCGGCGCCTACAACTTCTTCGGGCTGGACCAGGCCTCCATTCGGCTGGGCCTGGAATATGGCCTCACGGACCGGCTCACGGTCGGCATTGGGCGCAGCTCGCTGGAAAAAACCCTCGACAGCTTTGTCAAATACAAGGCCCTGCGCCAGACCACCGGCGCCCATCCTATGCCGGTATCCATCACGCTGTTTGCCAGCTCGGCTCTCACCACCCTCAAATACAACGACCTGGTAGAGCGCACCCTCACGCGGCGTATGACCTACGCCTACCAGGCACTGATAGCGCGCAAGTTCAGCCCGGAGCTCTCCCTGCAGCTCATGCCCACGCTGATTCACCGCAACCTGGTGGCCTCCGAGCAGGACCAGCATGATGTGTACGCCATTGGTTTTGGCGGCCGCCAGAAGCTCACCAAGCGCACCTCCCTCAATCTGGAATACTACTACCTGGTGCCCTCCAACAAGCCCAACGAAGTGCGCAACTCCCTGGCCGTCGGCTTTGATATAGAAACCGGAGGCCACGTGTTCCAGCTGCACGTGACTAACTCTCAGGGCATGATTGAGAAGTTCTTTGTGGCCAACACCCAGGGCAATTTCTTTAAAGGCGACCTGTATTTCGGCTTCAACGTGAACCGCAACTTCACGCTGCGGTCCCAGGACAAATTCCGCAAATAA
- the msrA gene encoding peptide-methionine (S)-S-oxide reductase MsrA, producing MEQATFGAGCFWCVEAVFQNLKGVEKVVSGYTGGRIPNPTYKEVCSGLTGHNEVTQITFDPAQISFEELLEVFWKTHDPTTLNRQGNDVGTQYRSGIYYHNEEQKRLAEAYKQKLNEAHAFESPIVTEIEPLKVFYPAENYHQNYYNLNGSQPYCQFVVKPKVDKVKAVFGEKLKA from the coding sequence ATGGAACAAGCAACATTTGGCGCCGGGTGCTTCTGGTGCGTAGAAGCCGTTTTTCAGAATTTGAAAGGAGTAGAAAAGGTGGTATCGGGCTACACTGGGGGCCGCATTCCTAACCCAACTTATAAAGAGGTGTGCAGCGGCCTGACCGGCCATAACGAGGTAACCCAAATTACCTTTGACCCGGCCCAGATCAGCTTTGAGGAGTTGCTGGAGGTTTTCTGGAAAACCCACGACCCTACCACCCTCAACCGCCAGGGCAATGATGTGGGCACGCAATACCGCTCCGGCATTTACTATCACAACGAGGAGCAGAAACGCCTGGCCGAGGCTTACAAGCAAAAGCTGAATGAGGCGCATGCCTTCGAAAGCCCTATTGTGACGGAAATAGAGCCCCTGAAGGTGTTCTACCCTGCCGAGAACTATCACCAGAACTACTACAACCTGAACGGCTCACAGCCTTATTGCCAGTTTGTGGTAAAACCGAAGGTAGACAAGGTGAAAGCGGTATTTGGCGAAAAGCTAAAAGCCTAA
- a CDS encoding YceI family protein, with protein MKHCYSWLCMALLLGVSSSASAQRYSTRTGSVSFFSVSIMEDIEAKTNQGAALLDMQTTQVAFAIPIRSFEFKRTLMQEHFNENYMESDRFPKATFKGRVTNLNVDQLHKGGAQRVNVEGDLTMHGVTRRVQTTGSLEIASGRLLVHTLFSVAPADYAIDVPLLVREHIGKVVTIRVSMACDPISPVTLAQP; from the coding sequence ATGAAACACTGCTACTCCTGGCTGTGCATGGCGTTGCTATTGGGGGTTTCTTCTTCGGCCTCCGCCCAACGCTATTCTACCCGTACCGGATCGGTGAGCTTCTTTTCCGTGAGCATCATGGAAGACATTGAGGCCAAAACCAATCAGGGAGCCGCTTTGCTGGACATGCAAACAACGCAGGTGGCTTTTGCCATTCCCATCCGCTCCTTCGAGTTCAAGCGCACCCTGATGCAGGAGCACTTCAACGAGAACTACATGGAGTCGGACCGCTTCCCGAAAGCCACTTTTAAAGGGCGCGTGACCAACCTGAATGTGGACCAGCTGCACAAAGGCGGAGCACAGCGGGTGAATGTGGAAGGCGACCTGACCATGCACGGCGTTACCCGCCGGGTGCAAACTACCGGCTCGCTGGAAATAGCAAGCGGCCGCTTGCTGGTACACACCCTGTTCAGCGTAGCTCCCGCCGACTACGCCATTGACGTGCCCCTGCTGGTGCGCGAGCATATTGGCAAAGTAGTCACCATCCGGGTGTCGATGGCCTGCGACCCTATCTCTCCTGTTACTCTTGCCCAACCTTAA
- the mnmE gene encoding tRNA uridine-5-carboxymethylaminomethyl(34) synthesis GTPase MnmE: protein MASLLPPSLSDTIVALSTPPGAGAIALVRLSGPQAVALTDEVFAGKNLAAQPSHTLHFGTVRDQGRILDEVVVSLFRAPHSYTREDVVEISCHGSDYIVQELLTLLTRKGARLAEAGEFTKRAFLNGAFDLAQAEAVADLIAADSALSHQVAMQQMRGGFSQELKALRARLVQFAALLELELDFGEEDVEFADRTGMLRLLQELQTIIRQLLRSFELGNVIKNGVTTVIAGKPNAGKSTLLNALLNEERAIVSAVPGTTRDFIEDEVSIEGIRFRFVDTAGLRETTDVVESIGVERTLQRVQKAALLIYLFDLATTTPEELTAELQALNPQERIPVLAVANKADIASPDAIAAFGHLPYVLPIAAATGAGLDELQEALLQKVRGAGLDRTGTATIVTNLRHARSLEASLDSLDAVLQGLANNQGTELLAADLRRALASLGEITGEISSDDLLTSIFTQFCIGK from the coding sequence GTGGCCAGCCTGTTGCCTCCTTCGCTTTCTGATACCATTGTGGCGCTGTCCACGCCGCCCGGCGCGGGTGCCATTGCGCTGGTGCGCCTCTCCGGGCCGCAGGCCGTTGCCCTGACCGATGAGGTGTTTGCCGGGAAGAACCTGGCCGCCCAGCCTTCGCACACCCTGCACTTTGGCACCGTGCGCGACCAAGGCCGCATTCTGGATGAGGTGGTGGTTTCCCTGTTTCGGGCCCCACACTCCTACACCCGCGAAGACGTAGTGGAAATCAGCTGCCACGGCTCCGACTACATTGTACAGGAGCTGCTGACGTTGCTTACCCGCAAAGGCGCACGCCTGGCCGAAGCCGGCGAGTTTACCAAGCGCGCATTCCTGAATGGCGCCTTCGACTTGGCCCAGGCCGAAGCCGTAGCCGACCTGATTGCCGCCGATTCGGCCCTTTCGCACCAGGTGGCCATGCAGCAGATGCGCGGCGGCTTTTCCCAGGAGCTGAAAGCACTGCGGGCCCGCCTGGTGCAGTTTGCCGCCCTGCTGGAGCTGGAGCTGGATTTTGGCGAAGAAGACGTGGAGTTTGCTGACCGCACCGGCATGCTGCGCCTGCTGCAGGAACTGCAAACCATCATCCGGCAGTTGCTGCGCTCCTTTGAGCTCGGCAACGTTATCAAAAATGGCGTCACCACCGTTATTGCCGGTAAGCCCAACGCCGGTAAATCTACCCTGCTCAATGCGCTGCTGAATGAGGAGCGCGCCATTGTATCGGCCGTGCCGGGCACCACCCGCGACTTTATTGAGGATGAAGTAAGCATTGAGGGTATCCGGTTCCGGTTTGTAGATACGGCCGGCCTGCGCGAAACCACCGATGTGGTGGAGTCCATTGGCGTGGAGCGCACGCTACAGCGCGTGCAGAAGGCCGCCCTGCTGATTTATCTGTTTGATCTGGCTACCACTACCCCCGAGGAGCTGACGGCCGAACTGCAGGCGCTGAACCCCCAGGAACGGATACCCGTGCTGGCCGTAGCCAACAAAGCCGATATAGCCTCCCCGGACGCTATAGCCGCCTTTGGGCACCTGCCCTACGTGCTGCCCATAGCCGCGGCTACCGGGGCTGGCCTGGATGAGCTACAGGAAGCGCTGCTGCAAAAAGTGCGCGGCGCGGGCCTGGACCGTACCGGCACGGCCACCATTGTAACCAATCTGCGCCACGCCCGCAGCCTGGAAGCCTCCCTCGACTCTTTGGACGCCGTGCTGCAGGGCTTAGCCAACAATCAGGGTACGGAGCTGCTGGCGGCGGACCTGCGGCGGGCCTTGGCATCATTAGGCGAAATAACCGGCGAAATATCCTCTGACGACCTGCTAACCAGCATTTTCACCCAGTTCTGCATTGGCAAATAG
- a CDS encoding 3-oxoacyl-ACP synthase III family protein, protein MNTLRHSEIAGVGHYVPDRVVTNADITQIMETTDEWIQERTGIRERRWFVEGKDTTANMGANASRKALEMAGLTPDDVQLIVFATLSPDYVFPGSGVLMQRELGIKATIPALDVRNQCSGFIYALSVADQFIKTGMYDTVLVVGSEIHSSGLDKSTRGRAVSVIFGDGAGAVVLRPTTEEGRGILSTHLHSQGEYAEELIVKEPGSNFENRVQRAIDNPADMYPYMNGQNVFKHAVVRFPQVIKEALDQNGYQPADIDMLIPHQANLRITQYVQQKMGLPDEKVYSNVQRYGNTTAASVPIALSEAVQEGRIKRCDLVCLAAFGSGFTWASALIRW, encoded by the coding sequence ATGAACACTCTCCGACATTCAGAAATTGCCGGCGTAGGCCACTACGTGCCCGACCGGGTTGTCACCAACGCCGACATCACCCAAATCATGGAAACCACTGATGAGTGGATTCAGGAGCGCACCGGCATCCGGGAGCGGCGCTGGTTTGTGGAAGGCAAAGACACCACGGCCAACATGGGTGCCAATGCCTCGCGCAAAGCACTGGAAATGGCCGGCCTCACGCCCGATGATGTACAGCTGATTGTTTTCGCTACTCTTTCTCCCGACTATGTTTTCCCGGGTTCGGGGGTGCTGATGCAGCGGGAGTTGGGCATTAAAGCTACTATTCCGGCCCTGGATGTACGCAACCAGTGCTCCGGCTTTATCTACGCCCTGTCGGTGGCTGATCAGTTCATCAAAACCGGCATGTACGACACGGTACTGGTGGTAGGCTCTGAGATTCACTCTTCCGGTTTGGATAAGTCTACCCGCGGGCGGGCCGTTTCGGTTATTTTTGGGGATGGTGCCGGCGCGGTAGTGCTGCGCCCCACCACGGAGGAAGGCCGCGGCATTCTGAGCACCCACCTGCACTCGCAGGGCGAGTATGCGGAGGAGTTGATTGTGAAAGAGCCCGGCTCTAACTTCGAGAACCGCGTGCAGCGCGCCATCGATAACCCCGCGGACATGTACCCTTACATGAATGGGCAGAACGTGTTTAAGCACGCTGTCGTCCGTTTCCCGCAGGTTATTAAAGAAGCCCTCGACCAGAACGGCTATCAGCCTGCTGACATTGACATGCTGATTCCGCACCAGGCTAACCTGCGCATCACGCAATACGTGCAGCAGAAAATGGGCTTGCCGGATGAGAAAGTGTACAGCAACGTGCAGCGTTACGGCAACACCACGGCCGCATCCGTGCCTATTGCCCTGAGCGAAGCCGTACAGGAAGGCCGCATCAAGCGCTGCGACCTGGTTTGCCTGGCAGCGTTCGGATCCGGTTTCACCTGGGCCTCGGCCCTGATTCGCTGGTAG
- a CDS encoding CHRD domain-containing protein: protein MKKLSSSLLAVLLMGAVAFTGCKKDDDDAAPSTANLEAAINGQQEVPAVTSAGSGNFTGTYDKMSRKLTYTVTYQGITPGGGHIHSAAPGANGPVVVEFTSLTSPITGTATLSEADAAELLKGNFYVNFHTTANPGGEIRGNIMVK, encoded by the coding sequence ATGAAAAAGCTTTCTTCTTCTCTGTTGGCGGTGTTGCTGATGGGCGCCGTAGCCTTTACCGGCTGCAAAAAAGATGATGACGATGCCGCTCCCAGCACAGCCAACCTGGAAGCCGCGATTAATGGCCAGCAGGAAGTGCCCGCCGTTACATCTGCCGGCTCCGGCAATTTCACGGGCACTTATGATAAGATGAGCCGCAAGCTCACCTACACCGTCACATACCAGGGCATTACGCCTGGTGGCGGACATATTCATAGCGCGGCTCCGGGCGCCAATGGCCCGGTAGTGGTAGAATTCACCAGCCTCACCTCGCCTATCACGGGCACCGCTACGCTCTCGGAAGCTGATGCTGCAGAATTGCTGAAGGGCAATTTCTACGTGAACTTCCATACCACTGCCAACCCCGGCGGCGAAATCCGCGGCAACATCATGGTGAAGTAA
- a CDS encoding citrate synthase, translating into MAESAEIILDGKSYPFPVIEGTEHEKAIDIAKLRDLTGYVTLDSGYKNTGATKSAITFLDGEEGILRYRGYPIEQLAEQSSFIEVAYLLIYGKLPTQAELDDFSHQITKHTLVHEDVRKIFDGFPSAAHPMAILSSLICSLTAFYPESVAPDLSKEEIDLNVIRLMAKISTIAAWTYKNNMGHPLNYPRNDLDYCSNFLYMMFSFPTEKYEIDPRIVSALNKLLILHADHEQNCSTSTVRLVGSANASLYGSVSAGINALWGPLHGGANQEVLEMLQAIQKDGGDTSKFIAKAKDKNDSFRLMGFGHRVYKNFDPRAKIIKKAADEVLAALGIDDPLLKIAQELEQAALTDEYFIERKLYPNVDFYSGIIYRAIGIPTEMFTVMFALGRLPGWIAQWKEMRENKEPIGRPRQIYTGETERNYVGIDQR; encoded by the coding sequence ATGGCAGAGTCTGCTGAGATTATCCTCGACGGGAAATCCTACCCTTTCCCCGTTATTGAAGGCACCGAGCACGAAAAGGCAATTGATATCGCCAAGCTGCGTGACCTGACCGGTTACGTGACCCTTGACTCGGGCTATAAAAATACCGGCGCCACCAAAAGCGCCATTACGTTCCTCGATGGCGAAGAAGGCATTCTGCGCTACCGCGGCTATCCTATTGAGCAGTTGGCTGAGCAGTCGAGCTTTATTGAAGTAGCCTACCTGCTGATTTACGGCAAGCTGCCTACCCAGGCCGAGCTGGACGATTTCAGCCACCAGATTACCAAGCATACGCTGGTGCACGAAGATGTGCGCAAGATTTTCGACGGTTTCCCGTCGGCGGCGCACCCCATGGCTATTCTGAGCAGCCTGATCTGCTCGCTTACGGCTTTCTACCCCGAGAGCGTAGCGCCAGACCTGAGCAAGGAAGAAATTGACCTGAATGTTATTCGTCTCATGGCCAAAATTTCCACCATTGCGGCCTGGACGTACAAAAACAACATGGGTCACCCGCTGAATTATCCGCGCAACGACCTCGACTATTGCTCTAACTTCCTGTACATGATGTTCAGCTTCCCCACGGAGAAGTATGAAATCGACCCCCGGATTGTTAGCGCCCTCAACAAGCTGCTCATCCTGCACGCCGACCACGAGCAGAACTGCTCTACCTCTACCGTGCGCCTCGTAGGCTCGGCCAACGCTTCGCTTTACGGCTCGGTTTCGGCCGGTATCAACGCCCTGTGGGGCCCGCTGCACGGCGGTGCCAACCAGGAGGTGCTGGAGATGCTGCAGGCCATTCAGAAAGACGGTGGCGACACCAGCAAGTTCATTGCGAAAGCCAAGGACAAGAACGATTCGTTCCGTCTGATGGGCTTTGGCCACCGCGTGTACAAGAACTTCGACCCACGCGCCAAAATCATCAAAAAGGCCGCCGACGAAGTGCTGGCTGCCCTCGGCATTGATGACCCGCTGCTGAAGATTGCCCAGGAGCTGGAGCAGGCTGCTCTCACCGATGAGTACTTCATTGAGCGGAAGCTGTACCCGAACGTAGACTTCTACTCTGGCATCATCTACCGGGCCATCGGTATTCCTACTGAGATGTTCACGGTAATGTTTGCCCTGGGCCGTCTGCCCGGCTGGATTGCCCAGTGGAAAGAAATGCGCGAGAACAAGGAGCCTATTGGCCGTCCGCGTCAGATCTACACCGGCGAAACCGAGCGTAATTATGTTGGCATCGACCAGCGCTAG
- a CDS encoding metal-dependent transcriptional regulator: MPSFTEENYLKAIYKLSEAAPGTDVSTNSIAEALQTRPASVTDMLRRLGEKGLLHYQRYRGVSLSEEGRRLALLTIRKHRLWEVFLVEKLGFTWDEVHDVAEEMEHLQSPLLIRRLDEYLGFPQTDPHGDPIPAEDGSVNHPRHRLVADLRAGEHGTVVAVGNTTVPFLQYLDKIGLRLGCYLEVVDKIHFDNSLQIKINNISIQLLSAEVSRNLYVAG; encoded by the coding sequence TTGCCAAGCTTCACCGAGGAAAATTACCTGAAGGCCATCTATAAGCTGTCGGAAGCAGCGCCGGGCACCGATGTTAGCACCAACAGCATTGCCGAGGCCCTGCAGACGCGGCCCGCTTCCGTGACGGATATGCTCCGGCGGCTGGGCGAAAAAGGCTTGCTGCACTACCAGCGCTACCGCGGGGTTTCGCTTTCGGAGGAGGGCCGCCGGCTGGCCTTGCTCACCATTCGGAAGCACCGGCTATGGGAAGTTTTCCTGGTGGAGAAGCTGGGCTTCACATGGGATGAGGTGCACGATGTGGCCGAGGAAATGGAGCACCTGCAGTCCCCCTTGCTCATCCGCCGCCTGGATGAATACCTGGGCTTTCCGCAAACCGACCCCCACGGCGACCCGATACCCGCCGAAGACGGATCCGTGAATCACCCCCGCCACCGCCTGGTTGCCGACCTGCGCGCCGGCGAGCATGGCACCGTGGTGGCAGTAGGAAACACAACTGTCCCGTTTCTGCAGTACCTGGATAAGATTGGTTTGCGCCTGGGTTGCTACCTTGAAGTAGTAGATAAGATACACTTCGATAACTCCCTGCAAATTAAGATAAACAATATATCCATTCAGCTGCTTTCTGCGGAGGTGAGCCGTAATTTGTACGTGGCCGGTTAG
- a CDS encoding glycosyltransferase codes for MSSRIRTILLASVLKPLDDTRMYEKFGRTLAQRPAMQVNVAGRAAHTPADAPSNLHTHVLLASTRLSFARLKAQGRYWRLLQQLQPDLCVVHAPELLPLTLLWQALGPNRRFLYDVRENYALNIRTQRVYPAWLRGLLAAGVRGLETLAARYAARLILAERSYAEELPFARPEQTTVLENKYQPLGAVLPRVTPVKLAPGQPLELLYTGTISELNGVFDAIAFATSLRTVWPEAHLTIIGYCQQPEVLQRLQAAVAATAGAVTLVGGATPVPHAQIVEAISRSQVGLLPYQPHPSSWRCIPTKLFEYLALGLPVVIPNNALWRTLVTKYQAGIVTDFTDASAAIEVRSQLLGGVFYPAGVPSDAFWSLEGAKLWSIVETIE; via the coding sequence TTGTCCAGCCGAATCCGCACGATTTTACTGGCGTCGGTGCTCAAGCCACTGGACGACACGCGCATGTATGAGAAGTTTGGCCGCACCCTGGCCCAGCGGCCCGCTATGCAGGTAAACGTAGCCGGGCGTGCCGCACACACGCCTGCCGATGCCCCCAGCAACCTGCACACACATGTGCTGCTGGCCAGCACCCGCCTGAGTTTTGCCCGGCTAAAGGCGCAGGGCCGGTACTGGCGGCTTTTGCAACAACTGCAGCCTGATTTATGTGTGGTGCATGCTCCGGAGCTATTGCCGCTCACCCTGCTGTGGCAGGCCCTGGGGCCCAACCGGCGCTTCCTTTATGATGTGCGGGAGAACTATGCGCTCAACATCCGGACCCAGCGAGTATATCCGGCCTGGCTGCGCGGCTTGCTGGCAGCGGGCGTGCGCGGACTGGAAACCTTGGCGGCCCGCTATGCCGCCCGCCTTATTCTGGCCGAACGCAGCTACGCCGAAGAGCTTCCCTTTGCCCGACCGGAACAAACAACCGTACTGGAAAACAAATATCAGCCCTTGGGTGCGGTGCTGCCGCGTGTCACGCCCGTTAAGCTGGCGCCCGGCCAGCCGCTGGAGCTGTTGTACACCGGCACTATCTCCGAGCTGAATGGGGTGTTTGATGCCATTGCCTTTGCCACGAGCCTGCGCACCGTTTGGCCAGAAGCCCACCTGACGATTATTGGCTACTGCCAGCAACCCGAAGTGCTGCAGCGGTTGCAGGCAGCCGTGGCCGCCACAGCCGGCGCGGTAACGTTGGTGGGCGGCGCTACGCCCGTTCCCCACGCTCAGATTGTAGAAGCTATTAGCCGCAGTCAGGTGGGCCTGCTACCGTATCAGCCACACCCCAGCTCTTGGCGCTGCATTCCTACCAAGCTGTTTGAATACCTGGCCCTGGGCCTACCCGTTGTTATCCCCAACAATGCGTTGTGGCGCACGCTGGTTACCAAATACCAGGCAGGGATTGTGACCGATTTCACTGATGCCTCGGCGGCCATAGAAGTGCGAAGCCAGCTGTTAGGCGGTGTTTTTTATCCTGCTGGCGTTCCATCCGATGCTTTTTGGTCCTTGGAAGGCGCTAAATTGTGGTCAATAGTGGAAACTATAGAGTAA
- a CDS encoding 2,3,4,5-tetrahydropyridine-2,6-dicarboxylate N-succinyltransferase → MTDLQTIIEAAWNDRSLLQQSATTDAIHHVIEELDKGRLRVAQPVADEWQVNDWVKKAVILYFPIRQMETIEVGPFEFRDKMRLKTDYEQQGVRVVPPAVARYGAYLAPGVIMMPSYVNIGAWVGEGTMVDTWATVGSCAQIGAGVHLSGGVGIGGVLEPVQAAPVIIEDGAFIGSRSILVEGCRVGKEAVIGAGVTITGSTKIIDVTGTEPREYKGFVPARSVVIPGSYAKQFAAGEYHVPCALIIGQRKPSTDLKTSLNDALREHGVAV, encoded by the coding sequence ATGACTGATCTGCAAACCATAATAGAAGCAGCCTGGAACGACCGCAGCCTGCTGCAACAATCCGCCACCACCGATGCCATTCACCACGTGATAGAAGAGCTGGACAAAGGCCGCCTGCGTGTGGCCCAGCCCGTGGCAGATGAGTGGCAGGTGAACGACTGGGTAAAAAAGGCCGTCATCCTGTATTTCCCCATCCGCCAGATGGAAACCATCGAAGTCGGCCCCTTTGAGTTCCGCGACAAAATGCGCCTCAAAACCGACTATGAGCAGCAGGGCGTGCGCGTAGTGCCGCCCGCCGTAGCCCGCTACGGTGCCTACCTGGCGCCCGGCGTTATCATGATGCCCAGCTACGTGAACATTGGCGCCTGGGTAGGCGAGGGGACCATGGTAGATACCTGGGCCACTGTTGGCTCCTGCGCCCAGATTGGGGCCGGCGTACACCTGAGCGGTGGCGTAGGAATTGGCGGCGTGCTGGAGCCCGTGCAGGCCGCCCCGGTTATTATTGAAGATGGCGCTTTCATTGGCTCCCGCAGCATTCTGGTTGAAGGCTGCCGCGTAGGCAAAGAGGCTGTCATCGGGGCGGGCGTTACTATCACCGGCAGCACCAAAATCATCGACGTAACTGGCACCGAGCCCAGAGAATACAAAGGCTTTGTGCCTGCCCGCTCCGTGGTTATTCCTGGCTCATACGCCAAGCAATTCGCGGCCGGCGAATACCACGTGCCCTGCGCCCTTATCATCGGTCAGCGCAAGCCCAGCACGGATCTAAAAACGTCATTGAACGATGCACTGCGGGAGCATGGCGTAGCCGTATAA